The following nucleotide sequence is from Echeneis naucrates chromosome 5, fEcheNa1.1, whole genome shotgun sequence.
aaaatgaataaaatacaccaaaataaatcagatgaaTGGAATaacatgtaaatacaaaataataaagctaatattaataaaaaactaatcaaagcttaaaacacaatttaacaacacaaacctgttaagcctgaatgaaagtttctgctgcttttaattcAGATTCAACACAATAATCCAAATGAGTGACAGATGTTATCATCCTCACCACCAGGCGGCGCTGCCACACAACCACAGATTCGTGGATTTGGACTGAACgtgaaatgaacaaaagaaaacgTTCTCACCATCCCTCGACCGAAGCAGGAAACACACCGAGTTCTCCCACAGCCATGACACGTGTGacacacctgaaacacacacacacacacacgaacaacaacaaagtcagTAACAACTTCAGAAAACCAGGACAACAAAGAGCTGAGACAGGAAGAAGCTGGACCTTGATGAAGGACGTGTGCGGCACGCGGACCTTCATCACCACGTCGGTGTAGATATCAGGTAACGTCACCGGGACGTCCCACGGCGGGGGGGGCGTTCCGTACTCAGGGCCGTCCACTGCCTGTCCTGTCGGAGGGAAACGGACCAGGACAACAGAATCAGCTGGAACCTGGTCTCTGAGAGACTCCCTGTAGGCAGACTGCATCCTGCAGGTTCATTTCAGGAGCTGAACCGCTGGTGACACATTAACATTCctgaaactggattttttttgctgctggcTCAGAGCTTTACCGTTGTAGGGTTCAAACTTCCAGGTGCTGGTTCTGCTCTCGGTGTACGTCTCCAACCGATACTGCAACAGAAAGAGGCCGAAAATATGAACCTCAACCTGATTTATGGTCAAAggccacatggaggtctacgTGTACACCACGTAGACCGTTAACATCCAGCATTTAGACCGTATGGATCTTTAAACCTTCAGAGCTTTAAGCTACATTAAAATCAGTCTCCTGAGGTATTTTGGTTTTGATGGATTTGAGACTTTCAACATTAATTTCCAAAATTTCAGGCTGTCGCTGCAGTTGCTGTTAAACTCATAGTTCATaaagttgaaaaacaaaacgttccaaccttttgtcttttctttgtcatacaacatgttgtttgtgtttcccttcTCCACaggatgaatatttttttcGTACCCGGTACACGGTGATGGGACTCAGCTCTTTGAAGGTCAGGTTCCTGGCAGGTTTGGAGCTGTACCTCCATTTGGACTCCACAAACTTGAGCAGAGCATCTCTGGCCACGTCCTCCGATACTGTCGGGACTCTGGTggataaaatacacaaaaacacacaaactgttgaCAACTGTGGTCACAACATGCTTTCATATGAGAGCAGAgtattttacaaaatgaaatgaaatactgatgtgtgttttgttcccTCAGGATTTGTTGCCCATTTCCACTGCAGTGTTCCTCAGGGTTCCCTCTTCAGCCTTTTGCTATTTTAAACATGCACTATTTAAAACCATAGACTCTAAATCAGACCCAgactgtcttttatttttttgctggaAAAAAGTCTCTTGTTATTATGATCACCTGATTTCAGGCACCACGGTGTTCCTGTCGAGTTCAGGCTGGGGGTTGTAGGCAGGGGGTGGCGGGTATAACGGGGAGTTATCATCCTCTGGATGAAGACGAGAAAACAAACGAGAACAAAGGTGGAAGGCACTGAGTgtaaaatagacaaaaacaagacaacagaaAGCAGCGAAGGACCGAAAAACTCACGTTCTCCTTTGTGTCCCTGGTATCCATGTATGTCATCCAGCCAACCAGGAGGGGGCACCGAAGGTCCCTCCTCTGGTATGTTCGGGTCAAATGTCtctgaaaggagagaaagacaaagatgacctcctctttaaataaatactttgaaTTTAAAGCCTGTTTCTAATATTTAagtgtattttctgttttcatgcacattttttcGTTCTGATTCTCAACAGGTCAACATTCATATTTATCAAAAcctgaaacataaaatacacaaataaaaacataattacatgTTTATAGTATGGTCACTTTAGCAACACAAATGCTTTATGGAGTGACAAAATATACAACATGATAAAGAATATGCATTCCGATGAAAAGAACACATATATAAATCTGGAATTAATTACTAGGTGAGTTCCAGTTTAAAattcagaggaggaaaagactTCAGGTCgtttagtgtgtctgtgcgcCTCCTGTGTGCACTGAGAAGGTGTTTGTGCGACCGGATAACAAAAAGCTGCCCCACTGTGTTTTATCTAACCAGATGTCAAACTGCCGTCTTCACCTGAAACCCGCTGTTTGTAATTTGGGCGTCggccgtcttttttttttaaccagtagAACtcagatttggaggagaagctgctctGTTCTCTATCCGGATTGGATGGTACAATCTGTCAATCCAACAGCAGCTCCTCCCCCAAACCCCTCCCCTGCTGTCTGGTATATTTTGATGAATGTTCACTCATTAGGAAAAATGTACACTGAGCCCTTCCCAAACCTCAAATACAACCAAGTGAGCGACAAAGTGCAGgaagaacaacacaacagcaggagtGTGATCGATGAATCCTCCTGAAGTTCAGACAGATTCTGTTCCCGCCCAAACTGTTGAATGGAGCTTGGACTTCAGACTCGACTGAAGAAAACAACCTTCCATTTGTTCTCAGTGTCAACGTTAGAATGCTCGCACCAGAAATCTGCCTTCACGAGATCGACCATCAAGAAGAGTTATGTTTAATCATTTCCATCTCATATTACCGTATTTATGAAAAATTtcagtctatgggaaaatgatcCTGATTCATGAGCTtgataaatgttttcagtgacacTTCCTTCACACATATAATGTGTGCACGTCTCCCTCTGCAGCATCAGCCGAAATAACGTTTCTATTTatacataaatgcacacaatCGTTGATTGAGAGTCTTCCGGGGCACCGTGAGCTTTCTGAACACTTGCGTCACAATGTCgctcaacaaaaacacttttcttcC
It contains:
- the ssuh2.1 gene encoding protein SSUH2 homolog, coding for MDEKGGGPETFDPNIPEEGPSVPPPGWLDDIHGYQGHKGEQDDNSPLYPPPPAYNPQPELDRNTVVPEIRVPTVSEDVARDALLKFVESKWRYSSKPARNLTFKELSPITVYRYRLETYTESRTSTWKFEPYNGQAVDGPEYGTPPPPWDVPVTLPDIYTDVVMKVRVPHTSFIKVCHTCHGCGRTRCVSCFGRGMKRCTHCHGHRHSRNQRCTFCHGHGHRRCISCHGRGFKTCHLCQGSQNLLHYILLTVTWKNNISEHIPDRQPDFPDEKFEQVTGDAFFVDESLLVYPIQGFPEQEICEVSRRLIADHLNRFSSNCRILQQRQTIELVPLTHAHYYYNGKVYSFFVYGTENKVFASKYPSACTIL